In the Phaeobacter piscinae genome, GTGCAGGCTCTCGGTGTAGAGGAAATCATCCACCTCCTCCCGCGCTTCTGTCAGCGTCAGGTGATGGGTGCGGGCCAGATAGGCGACGAACTTATCTTTATCGTCGAACAGGGATGGGGCCGAGCGGGTCTGCAGATGCGGAAACCGTTGTTTGAGACGGGGCATCCTGTCGAACCAGCTGGCGCGGGCTGTTTGAACAGGCATGGGGGGCTCCCTCCGGGTCAAAATTTCGAATGGGTATTGATGCTAGCATTTTTTGCAAAAAAAGAAAGTCCGCGTCCTGTCGAATGCATCCGGGGGCCGGGTTTCACCTGAGGTTTGCTTTGGGCCGGGCCGCAGTTAATCGGGCCGAAACAGGCGGGTCAGCACCAGATGCGCGAGGCCAACACCGATAAACTGCATGACGATGAACATCAGAATATGACCGGGGTAGATGCCTGCAAATGTATCGCTGAACCCGCGCGCAATGGTCACCGCCGGATTGGCAAAACTGGTCGACGCAGTGAACCAGTAGGCTCCGGTGATATAAAAAGCGACAAGGGCGGGCACTGCATCGGGGCGTGATCGCAGCCCCCCAAAGATCACAAACAACAGACCAAAGGTTGCGAGGATTTCCGAGAACCATTGGGCGCCCCCGGTCCGATGCATGGTAGTAGAGGTCTGCAGGATGGTCAGATCAAACATCACATGGCTGGCCCAGACGCCGAGGATGCCGCCAATGATCTGCGCGGCCACATAGGGCGGCACCGCCCCCCAGCTGTGATCACCTCGCAGCGCGAAGGCCAGCGTGACCGCCGGGTTGAAATGTGCGCCAGAAATCGGCCCCAGCGTCGTGATGATCACATAGAGCATGGCGCCCGTCGCTACGGCGTTGGCCAGCAAAGCCAAGCCGATGTTTCCACCCGACAGGGTTTCGGCCATGATCCCCGACCCCACAACGCCGATCAGCAGAAAGCCGGTGCCGAGCGTTTCGGCGATCAGTTTTTGTATGGTCATGGCAGCTCTCCGATACGGATCAGGTCTTGGCGTAGTGTGTCAGTGTCGAGGTCTTCCAGTGGCAGGTCCAGAAACGCCAGCGCGCGTCGCTCCAGCCGATCATAGGCAACGCGGAAGGCCGCATCCCAGTCAGGTTTCGCGGCTGCCGCCGGATCTTCGACGCCCCAATGGGCGCGCAACGGGGTGCCGGGCCAGATCGGGCAGGTCTCGCCCGCAGCGGAGGCACAGACGGTGATCACCAGATCCATCTGAGGTGCGCCCTCGGTGGCAAATTCATCCCAGCTCTTAGACCGTGCAGCGCTGGCGTCATGGCCTTTCTCCGCCAGAAGCGTGAGCGACTGCGGGTGAACAGCCCCAGCCGGCCTGGAGCCTGCGGAATAGGCGTTGACGCGCCCGTTGCCATGGCTGTTCAGGAGGGTTTCCAATAGGATAGAGCGCGCTGAGTTGCCGGTGCAGAGGACCAGAATATTCATATGATGAACTCGTTTGATGGCTATGCAGAAGATGTAAGACGGCCGATGTCATCCAGCTGGTGCTGTAGCGATATTCGGTCGAGGCTTTCAAAGGGGAGTGTGGCGAAGTTGCGGATGCGGTTGCGCAGCGCCTCATAGGTCTGCTGATATGCAAGATCAGGTGCTGTGGCTTTGACGGGATCGGGGAGCCCCCAATGGGCGCTCATGGGCTGACCGGGCCAAGTGGGGCAGTCTTCGTTCGCGGCGTGGTCGCAGACGGTGAAGATGAAATCCATTTGCGGCGCAGCACCGGT is a window encoding:
- a CDS encoding arsenate reductase ArsC, whose product is MNILVLCTGNSARSILLETLLNSHGNGRVNAYSAGSRPAGAVHPQSLTLLAEKGHDASAARSKSWDEFATEGAPQMDLVITVCASAAGETCPIWPGTPLRAHWGVEDPAAAAKPDWDAAFRVAYDRLERRALAFLDLPLEDLDTDTLRQDLIRIGELP
- a CDS encoding MIP/aquaporin family protein — encoded protein: MTIQKLIAETLGTGFLLIGVVGSGIMAETLSGGNIGLALLANAVATGAMLYVIITTLGPISGAHFNPAVTLAFALRGDHSWGAVPPYVAAQIIGGILGVWASHVMFDLTILQTSTTMHRTGGAQWFSEILATFGLLFVIFGGLRSRPDAVPALVAFYITGAYWFTASTSFANPAVTIARGFSDTFAGIYPGHILMFIVMQFIGVGLAHLVLTRLFRPD